The window ATCCGAGGAATCCATTACGTATGCATAACCTATAAATTCATTCTTATTCAGTATTATTCTGGATTTTATCTTATTTTCATTAAGAAGGTTGATTATACTGGTATAGCTTCCTCTTATATCTATATCGGGATACTTCTTTGAGAGAAAGTCGATCTCTTTTTTCAGTATAACGTCCCAGTTCAACCTGTAATTGTCAAGCTTCATTTATTACCTCATATATTTTATCTATATTTTCTTTATCCTTTATAATGAGGAAGCTGGCCTTTCTTATCCTGTTCATAACAGCAAAGCCTATGCCTGACTCTGGGAATGACTGAATTACACCGTATTTTTTACCCGATTTGTCAAGGACCCTGAAATCATAGAATAAATTATGAGCAACCTCGTAGATATCATCTCCCAGCACCAGGGTTTCTCCGGATGCATAATGTGAATTTTTTTCAGAGCAGAGTACAAGAAAGTCTTTAGATCTGTCTGATGAAATAAACCTGATGAAATCGCCTTCATTCTCTATCAGGAACATTTTCTTTGATGGAGCATAATGCCTGTATTTCAGCCCCGGGGTAAGTGCAACCTTTGACTGGCTGTAACCCCTGGCCAGGGGATCCACATATACCGGGCCTATCATTGATTCTATATCCTCAACTGTGAAGGCCCCCGCCCTTAGAAGCCTGTAGGGTTTCACGGTGCAGTCTATGATTGTGGATTCTACCCCGTACTTTACCCTCCCTGCATCTATGATAGCATCCACCCTGCCATCAAGCTCCTTTATGGCAGTTTCGGAATCAACTATGCTTGGCCTGGTTGAAATATTGGCACTTGGTGCAGCTATTGGGCCTGATGCATTGATCAGGTCAAGGGCTATCCTGTTGTCAGGGAACCTTATGCAGACCGTGTCAAGCCCTGCGCTTACGATGTCAGGTACAGCATCTTTCTTTTTCAGGAGAAGTGTCAGAGGAGATGGCCATACATTTTTCATTTTATCCCTTAAATCATCATCTATGTAAGCTACCAGATCCAGCATTTCCATACTAGATATATGAACTATTAGGGGATTGTCCGCAGGCCTCTTCTTGGCCACAAATATCTTTTTGCATGCATCCGGGTTAAATGCGTCAGCACCGAGGCCGTAGACGGTCTCTGTTGGAAACACAACAGTGCCACCAGACTTTATTGTTTCAGCGCAGTTATTTATTGAATTAAGGTAATTTTCACTGTTAATTTTTATTATTTCGGTCATGTTTGTAAATTGCAGAATATTATTTAACCTTAAACTGGGAGGGCAGGAATAATGAAATTTTTAATTATGCATGAAAAGCCATGAAAAATCACAATTTTTATGTTTTCATGCATTGGCAAAAATTATATGCAACCATATGATATGGCACCATGCAGATTTATAGTTATGATTTAGATATTGACATAGACAGTGAAAAATATGCCTATTCTTGCCATGAGATAATACACTTCACGGGCAATGAGGAGAAGTTGATACTCAATTCGGTAAATCTGAACATTAAAAAAATCAAGGTTAACAACAGCATAAAAAATTTCAAGGAATATAAGCAGAATCAGGAGATTGTGGTTGACGGGATAATAACAAAAGATTCTGTGGCTGAAATTGATTTCACAGGCAAAATACCTGAGGAGCTTCAGGGATTCTATCTTGCAAAGACCAGCAGTGGCGATATGTTTACAACGCAGTTTGAGTCCACAGGCGCAAGAAGGTTTTTTCCCTGCATAGACAACCCTGCATACAAGGCCACTTTTGATATTGCTGTAACAATCAATAAAGACCTTGATGCCATTTCCAATATGCCGGTTGATTCCACAGGGGAGAAGAATGGCAAAAAGGTGGTAAAATTTATGCAAACTCCGGTAATGTCAACATACCTGCTGTACCTCGGAATCGGAAAATTCGATGAAAGGTCAGTGGACATTCCGGGAGGCAAAAAGATAATACTTGCAGCCCAGAAGGGCCATTTAACAGAATCTAATTATCCCCTGGAAATCGCCAAAAAATCCATAGAGTATTATGAGGATTATTTCGGAATAGAGTATCCCCTTCCAAAGGAACATCTAATAGCCGTGCCGGAATTCGCTGCAGGTGCAATGGAGAACTGGGGAGCATTAACATTCAGGGAAATTTATCTGAATGTATCATCCTCCACAGGCGCGTCTGTGAAAAAAGCTGTTGGGGAGGTAATAGCCCATGAACTTGCACATCAGTGGTTCGGTGACCTGGTTACAATGAACTGGTGGGATGACCTGTGGCTCAATGAAAGCTTTGCAACTTTCATGTCATACAAGGCAATGAACCAGCTCGAGCCCGATTACGATATGTTTGCCGATTTTCTTGTAAGTGAAACTGCAGGAGCACTGGAAGGGGATTCACTAGTAAATTCACATCCCATAGAGGTTGAGGTAAAACACCCTGATGATATTTCCCAGATATTCGATGAAATCAGCTATGGCAAGGGAGGCAGCATACTCAGAATGATAAATGCCTTCGTGACCGATGATGTTTTCAGGGAGGGTCTACACCAGTATCTTGAAAATTTCAAGTACAGGAATGCCTCCGGATCCGACCTCTGGGAATTTATATCCAAGGTATCAGACCGCCCGGTAAGGAAGGTAATGGAATCGTTCATACAGAATATAGGCTACCCTGTAATAGAGATAAGGGAGGATAATGGAAAACTAAAGCTGAACCAGTACAGGTTCCTTCTCAATGGAAAGAAACAGAACGCACAGTGGAAAATACCGCTGACAATGAAATACACATCAGGGATCAGGAGCCAGATATTTGATTCTGACTCAATAGAGATAGATGATGCCAGGGGATTTATCAAACTCAATGACAGTGAAACTGGATTTTATAGGGTTATGTACTCAGATTCATTATATGATAATATAATAAAAAATATATCGATTCTTGACAACAAGGACATATTTGGAATCCTTAACGATTTACATGCATTCCTCCTTGCAGGAAAAATATCATTTGGGGATTATTTATCCAGGACAGCAAAGTTCATGGAACTGGCTGACCCGCTTATTATCAGGGAAATATCAAATGAACTGTTTTCCCTTTATTCCATATATCCAGAAAACAGGGACATAGTTAATGCAAATATGGAATACCTTTCTTCCAGGTTGAAAGTCCTGGGAGAGAGAAGGGAAAATGAAAACATAAATATTTCACTTGCAAGGGGCGTGCTGGCAAACAGGTATGCCATAATAAATAAGGGCTATGCAGAGGAGCTTTCAAGATTTGAGAAATCACTGAACGATACAGACCCCAATATGAGGCTTGCTGTGCTTACATCCATGGCCATAGTGCACAATGATGCGAAATCAATGCTGGAGACTCTGGAAGGATTTGACCAGGACGAGGACAGGGTGAAGGTAATCCAGGCCATGGCCATGCTTGGTGGAGAGGACAATTTCAGAACAATAGAGGAGGCAATAAAAAATAGAAAAATCAAGATGCAGGATTCCCTCAGGTATTATATGCTTGCAGCTGCCAACCCTGGCGCCAGGGAATACATATACAATAACCTGGAAAACATCATAGAAGGCATACAGAACGTTTTTGCAGGTTCCGGATATTCATCAAGGGTCATAGAAACAGTGG of the Ferroplasma sp. genome contains:
- a CDS encoding L-threonylcarbamoyladenylate synthase; its protein translation is MTEIIKINSENYLNSINNCAETIKSGGTVVFPTETVYGLGADAFNPDACKKIFVAKKRPADNPLIVHISSMEMLDLVAYIDDDLRDKMKNVWPSPLTLLLKKKDAVPDIVSAGLDTVCIRFPDNRIALDLINASGPIAAPSANISTRPSIVDSETAIKELDGRVDAIIDAGRVKYGVESTIIDCTVKPYRLLRAGAFTVEDIESMIGPVYVDPLARGYSQSKVALTPGLKYRHYAPSKKMFLIENEGDFIRFISSDRSKDFLVLCSEKNSHYASGETLVLGDDIYEVAHNLFYDFRVLDKSGKKYGVIQSFPESGIGFAVMNRIRKASFLIIKDKENIDKIYEVINEA
- a CDS encoding M1 family metallopeptidase, whose amino-acid sequence is MQIYSYDLDIDIDSEKYAYSCHEIIHFTGNEEKLILNSVNLNIKKIKVNNSIKNFKEYKQNQEIVVDGIITKDSVAEIDFTGKIPEELQGFYLAKTSSGDMFTTQFESTGARRFFPCIDNPAYKATFDIAVTINKDLDAISNMPVDSTGEKNGKKVVKFMQTPVMSTYLLYLGIGKFDERSVDIPGGKKIILAAQKGHLTESNYPLEIAKKSIEYYEDYFGIEYPLPKEHLIAVPEFAAGAMENWGALTFREIYLNVSSSTGASVKKAVGEVIAHELAHQWFGDLVTMNWWDDLWLNESFATFMSYKAMNQLEPDYDMFADFLVSETAGALEGDSLVNSHPIEVEVKHPDDISQIFDEISYGKGGSILRMINAFVTDDVFREGLHQYLENFKYRNASGSDLWEFISKVSDRPVRKVMESFIQNIGYPVIEIREDNGKLKLNQYRFLLNGKKQNAQWKIPLTMKYTSGIRSQIFDSDSIEIDDARGFIKLNDSETGFYRVMYSDSLYDNIIKNISILDNKDIFGILNDLHAFLLAGKISFGDYLSRTAKFMELADPLIIREISNELFSLYSIYPENRDIVNANMEYLSSRLKVLGERRENENINISLARGVLANRYAIINKGYAEELSRFEKSLNDTDPNMRLAVLTSMAIVHNDAKSMLETLEGFDQDEDRVKVIQAMAMLGGEDNFRTIEEAIKNRKIKMQDSLRYYMLAAANPGAREYIYNNLENIIEGIQNVFAGSGYSSRVIETVVPFIGLNHPDEIQEKLDKINIREISRGIKKGMEYLNIYINFIERMGKN